The proteins below are encoded in one region of Deltaproteobacteria bacterium:
- a CDS encoding VWA domain-containing protein, whose translation MNWENLQFAYPGAFALLLLLPLLAWAALRERQRAATLRFPLAGLLFARRGPFSHIWWLPWTLRILALGFITVALARPQLPGEKKKSTSVEGIDIVVALDLSTSMEAADFRPKDRIHVAKEVLDQFIQSRTNDRIGLVVFAGEAYTQAPLTLDYSVLRSILKEVRTRVIEDGTAIGNALATATNRLRDSDAKSKVVVLITDGDNNAGQISPIEAAQMAASLHIKVFTILVGKGGMVPFPNGTDIFGNPAYTDVEVDVNPELLQQISDLTGAKYYRATDRETLSKGLNDILDKLDKSKIEESGGYTKMDEAFGFFLLPGLCLLALELLLGVTRLRSFP comes from the coding sequence ATGAACTGGGAGAACCTCCAGTTCGCGTACCCGGGCGCGTTCGCGCTGCTGCTGCTCTTGCCGCTGCTGGCGTGGGCTGCGCTTCGTGAGCGTCAGCGCGCGGCGACCTTGCGCTTCCCGCTCGCGGGGCTGCTCTTCGCGCGGCGAGGGCCGTTCTCACACATCTGGTGGCTGCCCTGGACGCTGCGCATCCTCGCGCTGGGCTTCATCACCGTGGCCCTCGCGCGGCCGCAGCTGCCCGGCGAGAAGAAGAAGAGCACCAGCGTCGAGGGCATCGACATCGTGGTCGCGCTCGACCTCTCGACCTCGATGGAGGCCGCCGACTTCCGCCCGAAGGATCGCATCCACGTCGCGAAGGAAGTGCTCGACCAGTTCATCCAGTCGCGCACCAACGACCGCATCGGCCTCGTGGTCTTCGCCGGCGAGGCGTACACCCAGGCGCCGCTCACGCTCGACTACTCCGTGCTGCGCAGCATCCTCAAAGAAGTCCGCACGCGCGTGATCGAAGACGGCACCGCCATCGGCAACGCGCTCGCCACGGCGACGAACCGGCTGCGCGACTCGGACGCGAAGTCGAAGGTGGTGGTGCTCATCACCGACGGCGACAACAACGCCGGCCAGATCTCGCCCATCGAGGCCGCACAGATGGCCGCGAGCCTGCACATCAAGGTCTTCACCATCCTGGTGGGCAAGGGCGGCATGGTGCCCTTCCCCAACGGCACCGACATCTTTGGCAACCCGGCTTACACCGACGTGGAAGTCGACGTGAACCCCGAGCTGCTCCAGCAGATCTCCGACCTCACCGGCGCCAAGTACTACCGCGCCACGGATCGCGAGACGCTCTCCAAGGGCCTCAACGACATCCTCGACAAGCTCGACAAGAGCAAGATCGAGGAGTCGGGCGGCTACACCAAGATGGACGAGGCCTTCGGCTTCTTCCTCCTGCCCGGGCTCTGCTTGCTCGCGCTGGAGCTCTTGCTGGGCGTGACCCGGCTGCGGAGCTTCCCATGA
- a CDS encoding VWA domain-containing protein: MSALQFRLLGYAARFAEPQYLLVSIVALLFALLTVALVLARTGKMEKLASARLAAKVLPGASPARALTRPLLGWAALLLVGMALAQPECGTHVELAKKQGIDVVIALDASKSMLARDVKPSRIERAKLELSGLLDKLNGDRVGIVVFAGDAFVQCPLTNDMAAAKMFLRAIDPMTMPVQGTDVGRALSESRDLLVEAERGAKSRAVVMLSDGEDFGDEVDDELKQLKDDGIRVITVGIGSVAGEPIPEVDKHGNVVGYMKDKSGQTVMSRLDERGLSHIADATDGVYVASLPGSIGVGRVAEELDKLEKSEFESRISVSYSERYPVFLAPALALLALGLALRPGRARAGVAWVTSGVLLGLGTLALGLSGFATLLEDPTLGHWIFAGALAAGVLAYGAALTVDLWVRREEGLA, from the coding sequence ATGAGCGCGCTCCAGTTCCGGCTCCTGGGCTACGCCGCCCGCTTCGCGGAGCCGCAATACCTTTTGGTTTCAATTGTCGCGCTGCTCTTCGCGCTGCTCACGGTCGCCCTCGTTCTCGCGCGCACCGGCAAGATGGAGAAGCTGGCCAGCGCGCGGCTCGCGGCGAAGGTGCTCCCCGGTGCGTCGCCGGCGCGCGCGCTCACCCGGCCGCTGCTGGGCTGGGCCGCGCTGCTGCTCGTGGGCATGGCGCTCGCGCAGCCGGAGTGCGGCACCCACGTGGAGCTCGCCAAGAAGCAGGGCATCGACGTGGTGATCGCGCTGGATGCCAGCAAGAGCATGCTCGCGCGCGATGTGAAGCCCTCGCGCATCGAGCGCGCCAAGCTCGAGCTCTCGGGCCTGCTCGACAAGCTCAACGGCGACCGCGTGGGCATCGTGGTCTTCGCCGGCGACGCCTTCGTGCAGTGCCCGCTCACCAACGACATGGCCGCCGCGAAGATGTTCCTCCGCGCCATCGACCCCATGACCATGCCCGTGCAAGGCACCGACGTGGGCCGCGCACTCTCCGAGAGCCGCGACCTGCTGGTCGAGGCCGAGCGCGGCGCCAAGAGCCGCGCGGTGGTGATGCTCAGCGACGGCGAGGACTTCGGCGACGAGGTCGACGACGAGCTCAAGCAGCTCAAGGACGACGGCATTCGCGTCATCACCGTGGGCATCGGCTCCGTGGCTGGCGAGCCGATTCCCGAAGTCGACAAGCACGGCAACGTCGTCGGCTACATGAAGGACAAGAGCGGCCAGACCGTGATGAGCCGGCTCGACGAGCGCGGGCTCTCGCACATCGCCGACGCCACCGACGGCGTGTACGTGGCCTCGCTGCCGGGCTCGATCGGCGTGGGCCGCGTGGCCGAGGAGCTCGACAAGCTGGAGAAGAGCGAGTTCGAGAGCCGCATCAGCGTCTCGTACTCGGAGCGCTACCCGGTCTTCCTTGCGCCCGCGCTGGCCCTGCTCGCGCTCGGGCTCGCCTTGCGACCGGGCCGCGCGCGCGCGGGCGTGGCCTGGGTGACCTCGGGCGTGCTGCTCGGCCTGGGGACGCTCGCGCTCGGGCTCTCGGGCTTCGCGACGCTGCTCGAGGATCCGACGCTCGGACACTGGAT